A stretch of the Marivirga tractuosa DSM 4126 genome encodes the following:
- a CDS encoding amidohydrolase, translating to MKKLYPLLIALFIIPSLSFSQDLHKIALEKAEDIEEKVIEWRRHFHENPELSNREYKTGEKIAEHLKSLGLDVQTGVAHTGVVAILKGGKPGPVVGLRADIDALPVTERNDLPFKSEVVTEYNGQETGVMHACGHDTHIAIMMGVAEVFSEMKADIPGTIKFIFQPAEEGVPAGERGGAKMMVEEGVLKNPDVEAIFGLHINAGTTVGHIKYKTEGIMAASDRFTINIKGKQAHGSTPWASVDPIAVSAQIINSLQYIVSRNSELTKEAAVVTVGIMEAGNRFNIIPESAMLEGTIRTLDEGMRELIHEKIKLTATNIAEIAGATADVEIVENAPLTYNDIDLTNKMVSSLQKTVGEDKLHVMKAITGAEDFSYFQNEIPGLYFFIGGKPETEVEGQALGGHHTPDFYIDESGMLTGVKAFINLTLDYMNER from the coding sequence ATGAAAAAGCTATATCCTCTTTTAATTGCCTTATTTATTATTCCATCACTTTCCTTCTCACAGGATTTACACAAAATTGCGTTGGAAAAAGCAGAAGATATTGAAGAGAAGGTAATTGAATGGAGAAGGCATTTTCATGAAAATCCAGAGTTATCCAATAGAGAATATAAGACGGGAGAGAAGATTGCTGAGCATTTGAAAAGTTTAGGTTTGGATGTGCAAACTGGAGTTGCTCATACTGGAGTAGTTGCTATTTTGAAAGGTGGAAAGCCAGGTCCAGTTGTGGGTTTAAGAGCAGATATTGATGCTCTACCAGTTACAGAGCGAAATGATTTGCCTTTTAAATCTGAAGTGGTGACTGAATATAATGGCCAGGAGACAGGAGTGATGCATGCTTGTGGTCATGATACGCACATAGCTATTATGATGGGAGTTGCCGAAGTTTTCAGTGAAATGAAAGCAGATATTCCGGGAACCATCAAGTTTATTTTCCAGCCTGCTGAAGAAGGAGTTCCAGCTGGTGAACGAGGAGGAGCTAAAATGATGGTTGAAGAGGGAGTACTTAAAAATCCTGATGTAGAAGCCATTTTTGGTTTACATATTAATGCTGGAACCACAGTCGGACATATCAAATACAAGACAGAAGGCATTATGGCGGCATCAGATAGGTTTACCATCAACATCAAGGGTAAACAAGCACATGGCTCTACTCCTTGGGCTAGTGTTGATCCTATAGCCGTCTCAGCTCAAATCATTAACAGTTTGCAATACATTGTTTCTAGAAATTCAGAACTTACTAAAGAAGCCGCAGTTGTTACAGTTGGAATTATGGAAGCAGGTAACCGCTTTAATATCATTCCGGAATCAGCAATGTTGGAAGGAACTATTAGAACTTTGGATGAAGGAATGAGGGAACTGATCCATGAAAAAATTAAACTAACGGCAACCAATATTGCGGAAATAGCAGGAGCCACTGCAGATGTAGAAATAGTTGAAAATGCTCCTCTTACCTATAATGATATTGATTTGACCAATAAAATGGTTTCATCTTTACAAAAAACAGTAGGAGAAGATAAGCTGCATGTGATGAAAGCTATTACTGGAGCGGAAGATTTTTCTTATTTCCAGAACGAAATCCCTGGCTTGTATTTCTTCATAGGTGGAAAACCTGAAACAGAAGTGGAAGGACAAGCTTTAGGAGGACATCATACACCTGATTTTTACATAGATGAAAGTGGAATGCTCACTGGAGTAAAAGCTTTTATTAATTTGACTCTAGATTATATGAATGAACGGTAG
- the yaaA gene encoding peroxide stress protein YaaA, producing MIAILSPAKSLEFEKTFDIRSTKTRFNEETNQLIEVLKTKSEEEVQELMSISDKLAQLNVERYNNFKKRTPKYAKQALLAFQGDVYQGLDAEDFTQEEHDYAQQHIRVLSGLYGLLRPLDLIQPYRLEMGTRLETDKGNNLYEFWGDKITEQLKKDIKSQGDKVLINLASNEYFKSVNKKELKKNFQIVDIEFKDFNNGKYKIVSFFAKKARGLMARYIVKNQIEKIEDLKGFDLDGYSFDAKDSTESKLAFKRG from the coding sequence ATGATTGCAATATTGTCGCCAGCTAAAAGTCTGGAATTTGAGAAAACATTTGATATAAGAAGTACAAAAACCCGTTTTAATGAAGAAACTAATCAGCTAATTGAAGTACTTAAAACCAAATCAGAAGAAGAGGTTCAAGAGCTGATGAGCATCAGTGATAAATTGGCACAATTGAATGTTGAGCGTTATAATAATTTCAAAAAGCGTACTCCAAAGTATGCAAAACAGGCTCTTTTAGCTTTTCAAGGCGATGTTTATCAGGGTTTAGACGCAGAGGATTTCACTCAGGAAGAACATGATTATGCCCAACAACATATTAGGGTTTTATCAGGATTGTATGGTTTGCTGAGACCATTGGATTTAATACAGCCTTACCGCTTGGAAATGGGCACCCGGCTGGAAACGGACAAAGGGAATAATCTGTATGAGTTTTGGGGGGATAAAATTACCGAGCAATTGAAAAAAGATATTAAATCTCAGGGCGATAAAGTATTGATCAATCTGGCTTCAAATGAATATTTTAAGTCGGTCAACAAAAAAGAATTAAAGAAGAACTTTCAAATTGTTGATATTGAATTTAAGGATTTCAATAATGGGAAATATAAAATAGTTTCCTTTTTTGCCAAAAAGGCAAGAGGTTTAATGGCTCGCTACATAGTCAAAAATCAAATCGAGAAAATTGAGGATTTGAAAGGCTTTGACTTGGATGGATACTCTTTTGATGCAAAGGATTCTACTGAATCAAAATTAGCTTTTAAAAGAGGATGA
- a CDS encoding acyl-CoA thioesterase: MNKFQVKIEPKASDFDAMGHINNVVYLQWVQDVAEAHWKHISGKEDDKINLWVALRHEIDYKKEIRPEEKIVAETWVNSMEGVKSERMTRIFNPDTNQTKAEARTFWCLLDANSKKPKRIPEEMKEKYGPLSPKGGI; this comes from the coding sequence GTGAATAAATTTCAAGTCAAAATAGAACCCAAAGCTTCTGATTTTGATGCGATGGGACATATAAACAATGTTGTATATTTGCAATGGGTTCAGGATGTTGCTGAAGCGCATTGGAAACATATTTCTGGAAAAGAGGATGATAAAATTAATCTATGGGTAGCTTTAAGGCATGAGATTGATTACAAAAAGGAGATTAGACCTGAAGAAAAGATAGTGGCAGAAACCTGGGTGAATTCAATGGAAGGTGTTAAATCTGAAAGGATGACCAGAATTTTTAATCCTGATACCAATCAAACAAAAGCTGAAGCTCGCACCTTTTGGTGTTTATTGGATGCTAATAGTAAGAAGCCGAAGCGAATTCCAGAGGAGATGAAAGAAAAATATGGCCCCCTATCCCCCAAAGGGGGTATTTGA
- a CDS encoding alpha-amylase family glycosyl hydrolase, which produces MNHFHVLLYLAFLLILNACNPQEMKENESKSIANFPDGVAYEIFIQSWVDGNGDGVGDFKGATQKLDYLEELGVSAVWLMPIMPSPSYHKYDVTDYKAIHPDYGTMEDFKTFLAEAHKRNIKVVIDMIINHTAADHPWFEEAKKGKDNPYRDYYVWADRDSIADQIAKKEVTQDSDNITQWHAVDNKKEEEHYYGFFWGGMPDLNFDNPKVRQEIYDIGKYWLEDIGVDGFRLDAAKHIFPDDRLKDSYEFWQEYRDEMRKIKPDVYLVGEVWASSEIVKEFAKGLPALFNFDLAGSIQQSVIQGKNVAATIEGPKWVNLENEDLISRLIKQREVFKSATDDYQDAIFLSNHDQNRVMSNFKGDLKKAKMAASIMLTLPGTPYIYYGEEIGMLGKKPDPNIRESFLWSDAERDSLRTSWIDPEFTTDKNVQPLSQQKENSSSLYNHYKRWIQLRNHNEILTKGGIEQFDNQNASLLAFTRVLGEEKLHVIHNLSSKSQTLNINPKDIVFGEQNREDRNLKANSSIIFK; this is translated from the coding sequence ATGAATCATTTCCATGTATTACTTTACCTTGCCTTTTTACTAATCTTAAATGCCTGTAATCCTCAAGAAATGAAAGAAAATGAGAGTAAATCAATTGCCAATTTCCCTGATGGGGTGGCTTATGAAATTTTCATACAATCATGGGTAGATGGAAATGGTGATGGAGTAGGAGATTTCAAAGGAGCTACTCAAAAGCTGGATTATCTGGAAGAGTTAGGCGTTTCAGCTGTTTGGTTAATGCCGATTATGCCTTCTCCTAGCTATCATAAATATGACGTTACCGATTATAAAGCCATTCATCCTGATTATGGAACAATGGAAGATTTTAAAACCTTTCTTGCAGAGGCGCATAAAAGAAATATTAAAGTGGTTATTGATATGATCATCAATCATACTGCAGCTGATCATCCATGGTTTGAAGAAGCTAAAAAAGGTAAAGACAATCCATACAGAGATTATTATGTGTGGGCTGATCGTGATAGCATAGCCGATCAAATTGCAAAAAAGGAAGTCACGCAGGATTCTGATAATATCACCCAATGGCATGCTGTGGATAATAAAAAGGAGGAAGAACATTATTACGGATTCTTTTGGGGTGGAATGCCGGATTTGAATTTCGATAATCCAAAGGTGAGACAAGAAATATATGATATCGGTAAATATTGGTTGGAAGATATAGGTGTGGATGGATTTCGATTAGATGCTGCCAAGCATATCTTTCCAGATGATAGATTAAAAGATTCTTATGAGTTTTGGCAAGAATACAGAGATGAAATGCGGAAAATTAAGCCGGATGTTTATTTGGTAGGAGAGGTTTGGGCTTCATCAGAAATAGTAAAAGAATTTGCGAAAGGATTACCAGCTTTATTCAATTTCGATTTAGCGGGTAGCATTCAGCAATCTGTTATTCAAGGCAAAAATGTTGCGGCAACTATTGAAGGACCAAAATGGGTGAATCTAGAAAATGAGGATTTGATTAGCCGTTTGATTAAACAAAGAGAAGTTTTTAAATCGGCTACTGATGATTATCAAGATGCTATTTTTCTCAGTAATCATGATCAAAACAGGGTAATGAGTAATTTCAAGGGAGATTTAAAGAAAGCTAAAATGGCTGCATCTATCATGTTAACTCTTCCTGGAACGCCTTACATCTATTATGGTGAAGAAATTGGGATGTTGGGGAAAAAACCTGACCCGAATATTAGGGAATCCTTTTTATGGTCAGATGCTGAACGTGATAGTTTAAGAACGAGCTGGATCGATCCGGAATTCACAACAGATAAAAATGTTCAGCCTCTAAGTCAGCAAAAAGAAAATTCAAGTTCCCTATATAATCATTACAAAAGGTGGATTCAATTACGAAATCATAATGAGATTCTGACGAAAGGTGGGATAGAGCAATTTGATAATCAAAATGCTAGTCTATTGGCGTTTACTCGGGTTTTGGGAGAAGAAAAACTGCATGTAATCCATAATTTATCATCCAAATCACAAACTTTAAATATTAATCCAAAAGATATTGTTTTTGGTGAGCAAAATAGGGAGGATCGAAATCTTAAAGCGAATAGTTCAATTATTTTCAAGTGA
- a CDS encoding DUF6364 family protein, which translates to MNTKLTLTIEQEIINKAKKFAKENNRSLSDIIENYLKVITAEKKIKNTRKDNPIVKSLRGSFKLPKEEIDYKKELKESLAKKHL; encoded by the coding sequence ATGAATACTAAATTAACCTTAACAATTGAGCAAGAGATTATTAATAAAGCAAAGAAATTTGCAAAAGAGAATAATCGCAGCTTATCCGATATTATAGAAAATTATTTAAAGGTAATAACTGCTGAAAAAAAGATTAAGAACACTAGAAAAGACAATCCTATTGTAAAATCACTTAGAGGCTCTTTCAAACTTCCAAAAGAGGAAATCGATTATAAAAAAGAATTAAAAGAGAGTCTAGCAAAAAAGCACTTATAA
- a CDS encoding type II toxin-antitoxin system VapC family toxin, protein MDKVLIDTDVILDFFFDRKPFSEFASEIFNLCEEKKIKGYTTPVIICNVYYLLSKYSKHEIIIKKIRELLNIIDVLKMDKTIVIEALNSNFKDFEDALQNFSAIQNGEIKAILTRNIKDYKNSDLAVFTPEVYLKTQGN, encoded by the coding sequence ATGGATAAAGTACTTATTGACACAGATGTGATTTTAGATTTCTTTTTTGATCGAAAGCCTTTCTCTGAGTTTGCTAGTGAGATATTTAATTTATGTGAAGAAAAGAAGATTAAGGGATATACTACCCCAGTTATTATTTGCAATGTTTATTATTTATTAAGTAAATATTCTAAACATGAAATAATAATTAAAAAAATTAGAGAGCTATTAAATATTATTGACGTCCTAAAAATGGACAAAACTATTGTAATTGAGGCTTTGAATTCAAATTTTAAGGACTTTGAAGATGCATTACAAAATTTCTCAGCCATTCAAAATGGAGAAATTAAAGCAATACTTACTAGAAATATTAAAGATTATAAGAATAGTGACCTAGCTGTTTTTACTCCAGAAGTCTATTTAAAAACTCAAGGAAATTAA
- the fbaA gene encoding class II fructose-bisphosphate aldolase — MAKPGVLSGEEMMNLLHHAKDNKYAMPAVNVIGNNSINAVLETARDVNSPVFIQFSNGGAAFNAGKGLSNDGQKAAIAGAVAGAHHVHFMSKEYGVPVILHTDHCAKKLLPWIDGLLEAGKEFYKTHGKPLFSSHMIDLSEEPLEENIEICKKYLKPMAEMGMHLEIELGITGGEEDGVDNTGVDSSRLYTQPEEVAYAYEQLKEVSDNFTIAASFGNVHGVYKPGNVELRPDILKNSQDHIQKKHNTGDKPVLFVFHGGSGSEPEKIEEAIGYGAVKMNIDTDMQWSFWNGVRNYYNDNEDRLQQQIGTPDNPDAPNKKFYDPRAWLRKGEESMIIRLKQAFKELNCINKLA; from the coding sequence ATGGCTAAACCAGGAGTATTATCCGGAGAAGAGATGATGAATTTACTTCATCACGCAAAAGACAATAAATATGCAATGCCTGCTGTAAATGTAATTGGAAACAATTCCATCAACGCAGTGCTTGAAACGGCAAGAGATGTAAATTCTCCAGTTTTCATTCAATTTTCAAATGGAGGTGCAGCATTCAATGCTGGAAAAGGTTTGTCTAATGATGGTCAAAAAGCAGCAATTGCAGGAGCAGTAGCCGGGGCTCACCATGTACATTTCATGTCAAAAGAATATGGTGTACCAGTTATTTTGCATACTGACCACTGCGCTAAGAAATTATTGCCGTGGATCGATGGATTATTGGAAGCTGGTAAAGAATTCTATAAAACTCATGGAAAGCCATTGTTTAGCTCCCATATGATTGATCTTTCTGAAGAGCCTTTGGAAGAAAATATCGAAATTTGCAAGAAATATTTGAAGCCTATGGCTGAAATGGGCATGCACCTTGAGATCGAATTAGGTATTACAGGTGGTGAAGAAGATGGTGTAGATAATACTGGTGTGGACAGCAGTAGATTATATACTCAGCCGGAAGAAGTAGCTTATGCTTATGAGCAACTGAAAGAAGTAAGTGATAATTTCACCATTGCGGCATCATTCGGTAATGTACATGGTGTTTATAAGCCAGGTAATGTAGAATTACGTCCTGATATTTTGAAGAATTCTCAAGACCATATCCAAAAGAAACATAATACTGGAGATAAGCCTGTTTTATTTGTATTCCACGGTGGTTCTGGATCTGAGCCAGAAAAAATTGAAGAGGCAATTGGTTACGGTGCAGTAAAAATGAATATTGATACCGATATGCAATGGTCCTTCTGGAATGGGGTAAGAAATTATTACAACGATAACGAAGACAGATTGCAGCAACAAATCGGAACTCCTGATAATCCAGATGCACCAAATAAGAAATTCTATGACCCAAGAGCTTGGTTAAGAAAAGGAGAGGAAAGCATGATCATAAGATTGAAGCAAGCTTTTAAAGAATTGAATTGTATCAATAAATTAGCATAA
- a CDS encoding RagB/SusD family nutrient uptake outer membrane protein has protein sequence MKKFIYIILAGFTLSCTDLDLRPEFGETGNIAFQDVKNLERYMAKIYAAYSLTGQQGPAGDADLALVNDEGFTSYIRAYWKAQELTTDEAVIAWQDAGIQDLNTHTWSSDNQFVKVLYYRLFLIISYSNDFLEQSTSDLLSDYGYDDQEMALAQNYRNEVRFLRAMAYWHALDLFRNIPLVTIITTDFPVQDSPEEVFDFIAEELEAIESELPDPQQNQYGRVDKAAVWMLQAKLYLNAEVYTGNDYYSEAVAALEKVLNGPYSIEDDYQLNFRADNHTSNELIFTLPSDGIQTQSYGSTTFLTNGSIGGNMTSSDYGTSGAWAGLRTTRNLVELFPDETGDIDSRAIFFTDGQTLDIADLTVFTEGYAVPKYTNLTTEGEQGSNTEFSDADYPLFRLADAYLMYAEAVLRGGGGSEATALGYINELRERAYGDASGNITASNLTLDFILNERARELYWEGHRRADLIRFGLYTGGEYTWPWKGNNIDGASISDHLEIFPIPATDLAANPELDQNDGY, from the coding sequence ATGAAGAAATTTATATATATAATTCTAGCGGGTTTCACTCTGTCCTGTACAGATTTGGATTTAAGACCCGAGTTTGGAGAAACTGGTAATATTGCTTTTCAGGATGTTAAAAACTTAGAGCGCTATATGGCCAAAATTTATGCGGCATATAGTCTTACCGGTCAACAAGGACCAGCAGGCGATGCGGATTTGGCATTAGTAAATGATGAAGGTTTCACTTCCTATATAAGAGCATATTGGAAGGCGCAGGAACTTACAACTGATGAGGCAGTAATTGCCTGGCAAGATGCTGGTATCCAAGATTTGAATACTCATACTTGGTCATCTGATAACCAGTTCGTTAAAGTATTGTATTACAGATTGTTCTTGATCATATCCTACAGTAATGATTTCTTAGAGCAAAGTACTAGTGATTTATTATCTGATTATGGTTATGATGACCAAGAAATGGCACTAGCACAGAATTATAGAAATGAGGTAAGATTCTTAAGGGCTATGGCCTACTGGCATGCGTTAGATCTCTTTCGGAATATCCCTCTTGTAACTATAATCACCACTGATTTTCCAGTGCAAGATTCACCTGAGGAGGTTTTTGATTTCATAGCCGAAGAATTAGAAGCAATCGAAAGCGAATTGCCAGATCCACAGCAAAATCAATATGGCAGGGTTGATAAAGCAGCAGTATGGATGCTGCAAGCAAAGTTGTATCTGAATGCTGAGGTTTACACTGGAAATGATTATTACTCAGAAGCAGTAGCTGCATTGGAGAAGGTTTTGAATGGCCCATATTCTATTGAAGATGACTATCAATTGAATTTTAGAGCAGACAATCACACAAGCAATGAACTAATTTTTACACTACCATCTGATGGAATTCAGACCCAAAGTTATGGAAGTACTACTTTCTTAACGAATGGTTCTATAGGTGGAAATATGACTTCATCAGATTACGGAACCAGTGGTGCCTGGGCAGGATTGAGAACAACCAGAAATTTGGTTGAGTTATTCCCTGATGAAACAGGTGATATTGATAGTAGAGCAATATTTTTCACAGATGGACAAACTTTAGATATTGCAGATTTGACAGTATTTACTGAAGGCTATGCCGTTCCAAAATATACAAATCTAACTACAGAAGGTGAGCAAGGTAGTAATACTGAATTTTCTGATGCTGACTATCCGTTGTTCCGCTTAGCCGATGCCTATTTAATGTATGCAGAAGCCGTTTTAAGAGGTGGAGGAGGAAGTGAAGCAACTGCCTTAGGTTATATTAACGAATTAAGAGAAAGAGCTTATGGTGATGCTTCAGGAAATATCACAGCTAGTAATCTTACGCTAGATTTTATTTTGAATGAAAGGGCCAGAGAGCTCTATTGGGAAGGCCATAGAAGGGCCGATTTAATTCGCTTTGGACTTTATACAGGCGGTGAATATACTTGGCCATGGAAAGGAAATAACATTGATGGGGCTTCAATTAGCGATCATTTAGAAATATTCCCTATTCCAGCTACTGATTTAGCAGCTAATCCTGAATTGGATCAGAACGATGGGTATTAA
- a CDS encoding SusC/RagA family TonB-linked outer membrane protein, with protein MNQKYTNSKSGVPLGERANSLRRILLVFLMVFAVFQLQAQDRTVSGTVTDAMTGEALPGTSVKIKGTTQGTTTSLEGEFKLQVNADDILVFSFIGYKKQEIEVGARSVIDIQMQEDISQLGEVVVVGYGQQEEKDVTGVVSTVKEESFNRGQIASPERLITGKIAGVDVSPGNTRAGGAGITIRGIGSINAQSQPLIVVDGVPINNDGSSGTRNANNFINPADIESVTVLKDASATAIYGSRGAAGVILYTTKSGKKGQNTVTYDGSFVFSEILREPDFLSTQNFRNAVRQFSPQNESRLGNNDTDWFNEVTRSTLSQNHNLSFSGATDKINYLVSVNHMDNQEVIKGDRNQVTRLSMRLKTTVLNDHLDITFNTKNALTNDEYKPNVVGTAVSFDPTRPVYDPEAEEFGGYFEWNESSIDPINPVSTIEQTQSIGENRRSFNSINFDLKIPGVDGLTLSATGSYDLRNGQNKVFEPFSLRNDNRDGYMQRSTNNAYTTTLFTTLNYNKSFGESDLDILGGYEFQEVFSETTGYEGINLTDDSKSFNDPTVIPREFIDLYRAFPITNQLQSYFGRVNYSYDSKYLLTVTGRLDGSTKFGFGNKYGFFPSAAFGWRIIEEDFFQGLTGVFNDLKLRVGWGQTGNQNIGDYRYDKFYFLSDASATYQFGDEYIQLLRPTAVDPNIQWERLISTNIGIDFSFMKGRLSGSLDLYDKTTDQLLYNVPVPAGTNVGDRVITNIGAMNNKGIELALNYIAVDNEQFGWDLNYNFTYNQNRIVKLDNEIDENSPGIQVGGITGDIGRTIQVLQVGQPISTFYSYNHLYDDAGKPLTGGTNSIYEDINEDGQINENDLQTQGVAIHPIFTNLSSNMRYGNFDLSFTLRAKLGGQTYNNTASANGWSGRLTEAQILNNLHESVIETGFQNRQLLSNYYIENSSFIKLDNLSIGYNFNQFDDFRLRLYGTVQNMLPISGYSGLDPEVQIDNNIYPPSTAFIFGINAKF; from the coding sequence ATGAATCAGAAATATACAAACTCGAAGAGTGGAGTTCCTTTAGGGGAAAGGGCAAATTCCTTGCGAAGGATTTTGTTAGTTTTCCTTATGGTTTTTGCAGTTTTTCAACTGCAGGCACAAGACAGGACTGTTTCCGGAACTGTAACAGATGCCATGACAGGAGAAGCCTTACCAGGAACTAGTGTGAAGATTAAAGGCACTACTCAAGGAACTACCACATCACTTGAAGGAGAATTTAAACTTCAAGTAAATGCTGATGACATTTTAGTTTTTTCTTTTATTGGATATAAAAAACAAGAAATTGAAGTAGGAGCTCGCTCTGTTATTGATATTCAGATGCAAGAAGATATTTCTCAGTTAGGAGAAGTAGTGGTTGTTGGATATGGTCAGCAAGAAGAAAAAGATGTGACTGGCGTGGTAAGTACTGTTAAAGAAGAGTCATTTAACAGAGGACAAATAGCTAGTCCGGAACGTTTAATTACCGGTAAAATTGCTGGTGTTGATGTTTCTCCAGGGAATACAAGAGCTGGAGGAGCTGGGATTACTATCAGAGGGATTGGTTCTATCAATGCACAGTCACAACCTTTAATTGTGGTTGATGGAGTTCCTATCAATAATGACGGAAGTTCAGGAACAAGAAATGCTAATAACTTCATTAACCCAGCTGATATAGAAAGTGTTACTGTTTTAAAAGATGCATCAGCTACGGCCATTTATGGATCAAGGGGTGCTGCCGGGGTGATTTTATATACAACTAAATCAGGTAAAAAAGGTCAAAATACAGTGACTTACGATGGTTCTTTTGTTTTTTCTGAAATATTGAGAGAACCTGATTTTTTGAGTACTCAAAATTTTAGAAATGCCGTTCGCCAGTTTAGCCCTCAAAATGAAAGCCGCTTAGGGAATAATGATACGGATTGGTTTAATGAAGTAACTAGGAGCACTTTAAGTCAAAATCACAATTTGTCTTTTTCTGGTGCTACAGATAAAATTAATTATTTGGTTTCAGTTAATCATATGGATAACCAAGAGGTAATTAAAGGAGATCGAAATCAAGTGACTCGTTTAAGTATGAGATTAAAAACCACTGTTTTAAATGATCATTTAGATATTACTTTCAATACCAAAAATGCTTTAACAAATGATGAATATAAGCCGAATGTGGTAGGTACTGCGGTTTCTTTTGATCCAACAAGGCCTGTTTATGACCCTGAAGCAGAAGAGTTTGGTGGCTACTTCGAATGGAATGAATCATCTATAGATCCTATTAATCCTGTCTCTACCATAGAACAGACCCAAAGTATTGGAGAAAACAGGAGGTCTTTTAATTCGATTAATTTCGATTTGAAGATTCCCGGTGTTGATGGCTTAACTTTAAGTGCAACAGGTTCTTATGATTTAAGAAACGGACAAAACAAAGTCTTTGAACCATTCAGCTTGAGAAATGATAATAGAGACGGCTATATGCAAAGGTCTACTAATAATGCTTATACCACTACTTTATTTACTACGCTTAACTACAATAAATCATTTGGTGAAAGTGACTTAGATATTTTAGGTGGTTATGAATTTCAAGAGGTATTTAGTGAAACTACAGGTTACGAAGGGATTAATTTAACAGATGATAGCAAAAGCTTTAATGATCCTACTGTAATACCAAGAGAATTTATTGATTTATATAGAGCGTTTCCTATTACCAATCAATTGCAATCTTATTTTGGTAGAGTTAATTATTCTTATGATAGCAAATATCTATTAACAGTAACCGGTCGTTTAGACGGATCCACCAAATTTGGTTTTGGGAATAAATATGGCTTTTTCCCATCGGCAGCATTTGGCTGGAGAATTATTGAAGAGGATTTTTTCCAAGGACTGACAGGTGTCTTTAACGACTTGAAATTGAGAGTAGGATGGGGTCAAACAGGAAATCAGAATATTGGAGATTATAGATATGATAAATTCTATTTCTTAAGTGATGCAAGTGCAACTTATCAATTTGGTGACGAATATATTCAATTATTAAGACCCACTGCAGTTGATCCAAACATCCAGTGGGAAAGATTGATATCAACTAATATTGGGATTGATTTCTCATTTATGAAAGGAAGATTGTCAGGTTCCTTAGATTTATACGACAAAACCACAGATCAGCTATTGTATAATGTTCCTGTGCCGGCAGGTACTAATGTTGGTGATAGAGTAATTACTAATATTGGTGCAATGAATAATAAGGGAATTGAATTAGCATTGAATTATATTGCAGTAGACAATGAACAATTTGGTTGGGATTTAAATTATAATTTCACCTATAATCAGAATAGAATCGTCAAGCTGGACAATGAGATTGATGAAAATAGTCCTGGGATTCAAGTAGGTGGCATTACTGGTGATATTGGAAGAACTATTCAAGTTTTGCAAGTCGGACAACCAATTTCTACATTCTATTCGTACAATCATCTTTACGATGATGCAGGAAAGCCTCTAACCGGTGGAACTAACAGTATTTATGAAGACATAAATGAGGATGGTCAAATAAATGAAAATGACTTGCAGACACAAGGAGTAGCCATTCATCCGATTTTCACCAATTTAAGTTCAAATATGCGTTATGGTAATTTTGATTTAAGCTTCACATTAAGAGCTAAATTAGGGGGGCAAACTTACAACAATACTGCTTCAGCCAATGGTTGGTCTGGTAGGTTAACAGAAGCACAAATCTTGAATAACCTTCATGAATCAGTAATAGAAACAGGTTTTCAAAACCGTCAATTACTATCAAATTACTATATAGAAAACAGCAGTTTTATTAAATTGGATAACCTTTCAATAGGTTATAATTTTAATCAATTCGATGATTTTAGGTTGAGATTATATGGTACTGTTCAAAACATGTTACCAATTTCAGGCTATAGTGGTTTAGATCCTGAGGTACAAATAGATAATAATATCTATCCTCCATCAACAGCATTTATTTTCGGTATAAACGCAAAATTTTAA